From the Brachyhypopomus gauderio isolate BG-103 chromosome 5, BGAUD_0.2, whole genome shotgun sequence genome, one window contains:
- the nfat5a gene encoding nuclear factor of activated T-cells 5a isoform X3: MHSAASAPEQSSRLHTCLPSEVLGVETGSTSTITGATGPDGIGGPAHQSQVTPSKRRTVLNISPPPEDLLDDSRMSCQDELVLNPDSEQSGSIWMDDSVSNFSMLSSNSYNDNSEVPRKSRKRTPRQRPGPKPVARDEATMDVFDADSAKAPHFVLSQLGSEAKSTLKASSSSDVAGGQKGSLLSLQYPPKSEGKELKILVQPEPQHRARYLTEGSRGSVKDRTQQGFPTVKIEGVNEPVTLQVFVANDAGRIKPHGFYQACRVTGRNTTACKEVDIEGTTVIEVNLEPSNSMTLAVDCVGILKLRNADVEARIGVAGSKKKSTRARLAFRVNIPRPDGSILTLQIPSSPILCTQPAGVPEILKKSLHSCPVTGGEEIFIIGKNFLKGTKVIFQENVTDDSSWQAEAEIDMELFHQNHLVVKVPPYRDLTVTSPVSVGISVVTNAGRTHELQPFTYTPQQEKVDISVKSELPAAANPCTFEDQIEAVQSGTSSLNSTLMAPMISIVKREEVTPMEVSTNPATSNIYKPAEMLNSSQPILEITTVLPTSSKSFPSPVPLPPVHSQQSAPPIFAPPEPLTAIQNRDISPTASFQVSLSEDTTVLQPVPTQVPQQFLRETPETLSPEDSSPDGTGMVVVGMESRPPPSQQAQVQTLLPQDEVAQLERAVRELQEQQQLNSVLYGPNPSAESLQQHVQENMNSLRLGGNENTLTNQQQQHQEHTILENLQQQHQKALVDLQRQQTVLENLQQQQKVFENLQQHALGNLQQQSHHKVLENLQHQTVLENIQQQNSLVSMQHQKVFDNLQQQQHHQNNLEKLQQEQHQEVLENLQKRLQSELLQPQIPMQCTPSFSGVPPNQMSEPPSATQTDGTLSQPSDGFLQNPGQQAQQQALFQQAGGLLTIQTSSFLQQTPSQSSPPQQLFQSHSPMTETQDPQTALFSTSESSQVQPAIFPNTMSLLTTTNLSSEQQASSATLFISQGVLPGQITADSTPNQQQQQIAFLAPMQTSASAPQAVSLFQGQPQLTTSMEQQASQPQQIQTPQQASLFQNMSAISQSQGQQQPQTGLLFCATPINSQDLPQTLLFSGQNQGPLGGDPLPQNIFQDQQPMQVVPSSANVTVDGSTNQSIVPSAQPTQNPQILFPQATLVTVAQQDSSEPMSFQDESSVVGDPSASMPSTQPGLFQDQQPMQVVPSASGVASVPSTEQAAVNIFLPQAAMSALQSAVGTQKMPQPAAAAAIFSGQAGVAIGGLQSPTSTSNQQTPDPLFQAASGSNLNQSGQPGQTGLFLFEIPTDQLVTMGHAAVDHNQGQLHASTQIHTLLDQQSNNINEKIDKLLEQFQEQGKTLPRDFLDQ, encoded by the exons ATGCACTCTGCTGCTTCAGCTCCAGAGCAGTCTTCCAGGTTGCACACCTGTCTCCCTTCAGAGGTGCTGGGGGTGGAGACCGGTTCAACTTCTACCATCACCGGGGCTACCGGGCCCGATGGGATTGGAGGCCCAGCCCACCAGAGCCAGGTGACCCCCTCAAAGCGGCGGACCGTCCTGAACATCTCGCCGCCTCCAGAAGACCTGCTGGATGACAGCCGTATGTCCTGCCAGGATGAGTTGGTGCTCAACCCAGATTCAGAGCAGAGCGGCAGCATATGGATGGATGATTCTGTTTCTAACTTCAGCATGCTGAGCAGCAACTCCTACAACGACAATTCTGAGGTACCCCGAAAGTCCCGCAAGCGCACGCCCCGCCAGCGGCCCGGCCCCAAACCCGTGGCCAGGGACGAAGCCACCATGGACGTGTTTGATGCAGACAGCGCAAAAGCTCCACATTTTGTACTTTCACAACTGGGCTCTGAAGCTAAGAGCACTCTCAAAGCGAG TAGCAGCTCCGATGTGGCTGGCGGTCAGAAGGGGAGTCTTCTTTCATTGCAGTATCCTCCAAAAAGTGAAGGAAAGGAACTAAAGATTTTGGTCCAGCCCGAACCTCAACACAGAGCGCGATACCTTACGGAAGGAAGCAGAGGATCAGTCAAAGACCGCACGCAGCAAGGCTTCCCTACCGTCAAA ATAGAGGGTGTGAATGAACCAGTCACACTCCAAGTGTTTGTGGCTAATGATGCCGGACGCATAAAGCCTCACGGCTTCTATCAAGCCTGCAGAGTGACTGGGCGTAACACGACGGCCTGTAAGGAGGTCGACATTGAGGGGACCACAGTTATTGAAGTGAACCTTGAACCCAGCAACTCGATGACCTTGGC TGTGGACTGTGTTGGCATATTGAAACTGAGGAATGCAGACGTTGAAGCCCGAATAGGAGTGGCTGGGTCCAAGAAGAAGAGCACGCGGGCACGGCTGGCATTCCGCGTCAACATTCCCAGACCAGATGGATCCATCCTCACCCTGCAGATCCCGTCTTCACCAATCCTCTGTA CACAACCTGCTGGAGTGCCCGAAATTCTCAAGAAGAGCCTTCATAGCTGCCCAGTgactggaggagaggagatcttCATTATTGGCAAGAACTTCCTCAAAGGAACCAAAGTTATTTTTCAGGAAAATGTTACAG ATGACAGCTCATGGCAGGCTGAAGCAGAGATTGATATGGAGCTTTTCCATCAA AATCATCTTGTGGTGAAGGTGCCACCTTATCGTGACTTGACAGTGACGTCACCTGTATCAGTTGGTATCTCTGTGGTAACCAATGCAGGGAGAACACATGAACTACAGCCTTTCACCTATACTCCTCAGCAAG AAAAAGTTGACATATCCGTCAAGTCAGAATTACCAGCTGCGGCCAACCCTTGCACTTTTGAAGACCAGATAGAAG CTGTGCAATCTGGGACAAGCAGTCTGAACAGCACTTTGATGGCCCCAATGATATCCATAGTTAAACGCGAAGAAGTCACTCCAATGGAAGTCTCCACTAACCCTGCAACATCCAACATTTATAAG CCTGCAGAGATGCTCAATTCAAGCCAGCCAATTTTGGAAATCACAACTGTCCTCCCCACTAGTAGTAAATCCTTTCCCAGCCCAGTGCCTCTGCCACCTGTTCACTCTCAGCAGTCTGCACCTCCGATTTTTGCACCTCCTGAACCCCTTACCGCAATCCAGAATCGGGACATCTCCCCCACAGCATCTTTTCAGGTGTCCTTGTCAGAAGACACAACGGTTCTTCAGCCTGTGCCCACACAGGTCCCTCAACAGTTCTTGCGGGAAACCCCCGAGACCTTGTCACCAgaagacagcagtccagacggCACTggaatggtggtggtgggaatGGAGTCGAGGCCTCCTCCGTCCCAGCAGGCCCAGGTCCAGACCTTGTTACCTCAGGATGAGGTAGCACAGCTGGAAAGGGCCGTAAGGGAGCTACAGGAGCAGCAGCAGCTTAACTCTGTGCTTTATGGTCCAAATCCTTCTGCCGAAAGCCTGCAGCAACATGTCCAAGAAAACATGAACAGTTTAAGGCTCGGAGGCAACGAGAACACACTGACCAACCAACAGCAGCAGCATCAAGAACACACCATCTTAGAAAATTTACAACAGCAGCATCAGAAAGCACTTGTGGATCTCCAGCGGCAGCAGACGGTCTTGGAGAATCTGCAGCAGCAGCAGAAGGTTTTTGAGAACCTTCAGCAGCATGCTCTTGGGAACTTGCAGCAGCAGTCGCATCACAAAGTTCTGGAAAACCTGCAGCACCAGACAGTCCTCGAGAACATCCAGCAACAAAATTCTCTCGTCAGTATGCAGCATCAGAAAGTATTTGATAATTTACAACAGCAGCAACATCATCAGAATAATTTGGAGAAACTTCAGCAAGAGCAACATCAGGAAGTATTGGAAAATCTACAAAAACGGTTACAGTCAGAACTGTTACAGCCACAAATCCCCATGCAGTGCACGCCGAGTTTCTCTGGCGTACCGCCGAATCAGATGTCTGAACCTCCGAGTGCCACGCAGACAGATGGCACCCTTTCGCAGCCATCTGATGGTTTCCTCCAGAACCCAGGTCAGCAGGCACAGCAGCAAGCACTTTTCCAACAGGCAGGAGGGCTGCTCACTATTCAAACGTCCAGCTTCCTCCAGCAGACGCCCTCCCAGTCCTCCCCTCCCCAGCAGCTGTTTCAGAGCCACTCCCCTATGACTGAAACGCAGGACCCACAGACGGCACTCTTTAGCACCTCCGAGTCTAGCCAGGTCCAGCCCGCTATATTTCCCAACACGATGTCGTTACTTACAACCACTAATTTATCTTCTGAGCAGCAGGCGTCCTCTGCGACACTGTTCATTTCTCAAGGCGTTCTACCGGGCCAGATAACGGCGGACAGTACCCCCAATCAGCAACAGCAACAGATCGCCTTCCTTGCACCCATGCAGACATCGGCTTCAGCACCACAGGCAGTCTCCCTTTTCCAGGGACAGCCCCAACTGACCACTTCAATGGAGCAACAGGCTTCTCAGCCACAGCAAATACAGACTCCCCAGCAAGCCTCCCTTTTCCAGAACATGTCCGCAATATCCCAAAGCCAGGGTCAGCAGCAACCACAGACTGGTTTGCTGTTCTGTGCAACTCCAATTAACTCTCAAGACCTGCCTCAGACTCTCTTATTCAGTGGCCAGAACCAGGGACCACTTGGAGGAGATCCGCTCCCGCAGAACATCTTTCAGGACCAGCAGCCCATGCAGGTGGTCCCAAGCTCTGCAAACGTTACAGTTGACGGTTCCACAAACCAGTCTATTGTACCTTCAGCTCAGCCTACTCAAAACCCACAGATTCTTTTCCCCCAAGCCACTCTGGTAACCGTGGCCCAGCAGGACTCATCAGAGCCCATGTCCTTCCAAGACGAAAGCTCTGTCGTGGGTGATCCGTCCGCCAGTATGCCTTCAACTCAGCCAGGGCTTTTTCAGGACCAGCAACCTATGCAGGTTGTGCCAAGTGCTAGTGGTGTTGCCTCCGTTCCTTCTACAGAACAAGCTGCTGTCAACATTTTTTTGCCACAGGCAGCCATGTCAGCCTTGCAAAGTGCTGTAGGCACCCAGAAGATGCCTCAGCCTGCTGCGGCAGCAGCCATCTTTAGTGGACAGGCTGGAGTGGCAATTGGAGGGTTGCAGAGCCCCACCTCAACCTCCAATCAACAGACCCCTGATCCACTGTTTCAGGCAGCTTCTGGGAGCAACCTCAACCAGTCTGGGCAGCCTGGACAAACAGGCCTATTTCTGTTTGAGATCCCTACAG ATCAGCTTGTCACCATGGGGCATGCTGCAGTAGATCACAACCAGGGCCAGCTCCACGCTAGCACACAGATTCACACTTTATTGGACCAGCAGTCAAACAACATCAATGAGAAGATTGACAAACTACTCGAGCAGTTTCAGGAACAAGGGAAGACGCTTCCCAGGGACTTCCTAGACCAGTAA